A single region of the Phycisphaerae bacterium RAS1 genome encodes:
- the vioB gene encoding dTDP-4-amino-4,6-dideoxy-D-glucose acyltransferase, whose protein sequence is MPELPTPPHGWLLFSEEYLLRFFQRRYGSGEPVVRSPGWVALAGLVRGVMAAVQALIMLLSVIPIINFGMEATATHFPRGGIGFFLRGAYWKTRLRHLGQDTLIDRGVEIWGGRNISIGARCHIDTYARLAAGEPRIGQKGHISIGDYTHIGPSSHIAGRGGVDIGRGVAVQAEVHIYSATNTFLHPRRPRHLVSFSHVSPLELQHIAEAPVRIGDYAMIGLACLLLPGAVIGEGGIVHPWTQVSKEFPPLANVVGPGRGRQRGWRQPPSITPPPT, encoded by the coding sequence ATGCCGGAGCTGCCCACGCCGCCGCACGGCTGGCTGCTCTTCAGCGAGGAGTATCTGCTGCGGTTCTTTCAGCGGCGCTACGGCAGCGGAGAGCCGGTCGTTCGTTCGCCGGGATGGGTGGCGCTGGCCGGGCTTGTGCGCGGCGTGATGGCCGCCGTACAGGCGCTCATCATGCTGCTGTCCGTCATTCCGATCATCAACTTCGGAATGGAGGCCACGGCGACGCATTTTCCGCGCGGCGGGATCGGCTTTTTTCTGCGCGGCGCGTACTGGAAGACGCGGCTGCGCCACCTGGGGCAGGACACGCTGATCGATCGCGGCGTTGAAATCTGGGGTGGACGCAACATCAGCATCGGCGCCCGCTGTCACATCGACACGTACGCGCGCCTGGCCGCGGGCGAGCCGCGAATCGGCCAGAAGGGCCACATCTCGATCGGCGACTACACGCACATCGGCCCGTCGAGCCACATCGCCGGGCGCGGCGGAGTGGACATCGGACGCGGCGTGGCCGTGCAGGCCGAAGTGCATATCTACAGCGCGACGAACACGTTTCTTCACCCGCGACGCCCGCGGCACCTGGTCAGCTTCTCGCACGTTTCCCCGCTGGAGCTGCAACACATCGCCGAGGCGCCGGTGCGCATCGGCGACTACGCGATGATCGGGCTGGCGTGCCTGCTGCTTCCGGGGGCCGTTATCGGCGAGGGCGGAATCGTCCATCCGTGGACGCAGGTTTCAAAGGAGTTTCCGCCGCTGGCGAACGTGGTCGGCCCCGGGCGCGGCCGGCAGAGAGGCTGGCGCCAGCCGCCCTCCATCACGCCGCCGCCGACGTGA
- the rsbP_2 gene encoding Phosphoserine phosphatase RsbP codes for MVTSGANVLLWDALPERAAEVRLRLEQRGFRATQIGIEHAGGHRDGDLAVVVLGSDGPCEDPAALTAMIESLEQRQVTTLVWGDPTQLPMPANSLIESIPADVSFDELIGRLSELARYAPLVHRLERELQHFQRLGDHMNKYFGEIGQEMRLAGRLQRDFLPRVMPSLPPLRFATLYRPASWVSGDIYDVARIDSHQAGVFIADAMGHGVAAGLLTMFVQQSMITKRIEAGGYRFVTPGEAIETLNDCLVRQKLPNCQFLTAAYATIDSRTFELRMARGGHPYPLWIKADGEMTEIRAVGGLLGVPDIPAEFEETTVKLAAGDKVVFYSDGVEDILLKPKTDRNSSAVEFTDHMLRWSRTDADTLINSIGDHLDRQEGSLHPADDVTVVVVEVER; via the coding sequence GTGGTCACTTCGGGTGCGAACGTACTGTTATGGGATGCGCTCCCCGAACGGGCCGCCGAGGTCCGTTTGCGGCTCGAGCAGCGCGGCTTCCGCGCCACCCAGATCGGGATTGAGCACGCGGGCGGCCATCGCGATGGCGACCTGGCGGTGGTCGTACTGGGCAGCGACGGTCCGTGCGAAGACCCCGCAGCGCTGACGGCGATGATCGAGTCGCTCGAGCAGCGGCAGGTGACCACGCTGGTGTGGGGCGATCCCACTCAACTCCCCATGCCGGCCAACAGCCTGATCGAGTCCATCCCCGCCGACGTGAGTTTCGACGAGCTCATCGGCCGGCTCAGCGAGCTGGCTCGCTACGCGCCGCTGGTCCACCGCCTCGAGCGCGAGCTGCAGCATTTCCAGCGGCTCGGCGATCACATGAACAAGTATTTCGGTGAGATCGGTCAGGAGATGCGCCTGGCCGGACGGCTGCAGCGCGACTTTCTGCCGCGCGTCATGCCCAGCCTCCCGCCGCTGCGATTCGCGACGCTGTATCGCCCGGCGAGCTGGGTCAGCGGCGACATCTACGACGTGGCGCGGATTGACTCGCACCAGGCCGGCGTCTTCATCGCCGATGCGATGGGGCACGGCGTCGCCGCCGGGCTGCTGACGATGTTCGTGCAGCAGTCGATGATCACCAAGCGCATCGAGGCCGGCGGCTATCGCTTCGTGACGCCGGGCGAGGCGATCGAGACGCTGAACGACTGCCTGGTTCGCCAGAAGCTGCCGAATTGTCAGTTTCTGACGGCCGCCTACGCCACCATCGATTCGCGCACGTTCGAGCTGCGCATGGCCCGCGGCGGGCACCCGTACCCGCTGTGGATCAAGGCCGACGGCGAAATGACGGAAATCCGCGCCGTCGGCGGACTGCTCGGCGTGCCGGACATTCCGGCAGAATTCGAGGAAACGACCGTCAAACTGGCGGCGGGCGACAAGGTCGTCTTCTATTCGGATGGCGTTGAAGACATCCTGTTGAAACCCAAGACCGACCGCAATTCATCCGCCGTGGAGTTTACCGACCATATGCTCCGCTGGTCGCGCACGGACGCCGACACGCTGATCAACAGCATCGGCGATCACCTCGACCGGCAGGAAGGATCGCTGCATCCGGCGGATGATGTGACAGTGGTGGTGGTTGAGGTCGAACGGTAG
- the folD gene encoding Tetrahydrofolate dehydrogenase/cyclohydrolase has protein sequence MPAAILDGAAYAAEIRAEVTAGVAAFEAEHRDIKLCAVLVGDDQPSRLYSESQRKQCAGVGVDYELIELPATTTQAQLDATIQRLNADPACTGIILQLPLPSGLDASIAQYRIDPYKDVEGVNPANIGLLFYGQPIIAPCTALAVTEIIRRSGVVLRGAHAVVVGQSRIVGKPTTMFLLENMATVTGCHIATHDLPEHTRTADVLVVAIGKPRAIGAAYVKPGAVVVDVGINRVDDRGADGAVQRKTVGDVDFDAVRQIAGAITPVPGGVGPVTVAMLLRNTVEAARKQLARRL, from the coding sequence ATGCCCGCTGCCATCCTCGACGGCGCCGCCTACGCCGCTGAAATCCGCGCCGAAGTGACCGCCGGCGTGGCGGCGTTTGAGGCCGAGCACCGCGATATCAAGCTCTGCGCCGTCCTCGTCGGCGACGACCAGCCCAGCCGGCTCTACTCCGAATCGCAGCGGAAGCAGTGCGCCGGCGTCGGCGTGGATTACGAACTGATCGAGCTGCCGGCGACGACCACGCAGGCGCAGCTTGACGCCACGATCCAGCGCCTGAACGCCGACCCCGCCTGCACGGGGATCATCCTCCAGCTTCCGCTTCCATCGGGGCTGGACGCGTCGATCGCCCAATACCGGATCGACCCGTACAAGGACGTGGAAGGCGTCAACCCGGCGAACATCGGTCTGCTCTTCTACGGCCAGCCGATCATCGCACCCTGCACGGCCCTGGCCGTGACGGAGATCATTCGTCGCAGCGGCGTCGTGCTGCGCGGGGCGCATGCGGTGGTCGTCGGACAGAGCCGCATCGTCGGCAAGCCCACCACGATGTTCCTGCTCGAAAACATGGCTACGGTAACCGGTTGTCACATCGCCACGCACGACCTGCCGGAGCACACCAGGACGGCCGACGTCCTGGTTGTCGCCATCGGCAAGCCGCGGGCCATCGGAGCGGCGTACGTGAAGCCCGGCGCCGTGGTAGTCGATGTCGGCATCAACCGCGTCGACGATCGCGGCGCGGACGGCGCCGTGCAGCGAAAAACCGTCGGCGATGTGGATTTCGACGCCGTCCGGCAGATCGCCGGCGCGATCACGCCCGTACCCGGCGGGGTCGGCCCGGTGACGGTCGCCATGCTGCTGCGCAATACGGTCGAGGCCGCCCGAAAACAACTCGCCCGCCGACTGTGA